A segment of the Anguilla anguilla isolate fAngAng1 chromosome 6, fAngAng1.pri, whole genome shotgun sequence genome:
GCGAACACCTACCTTGCAGTCTCTGCATCACATTCATGATGTCCCGCGGGGACCGGCCGTAGGACCGGGCCGAGGCCATGGTGATTCTCCGAAAATCCCGTGCACCCTGGTGCCAGGCCTGTGCTCATACCATGGCAGAGTCCGCTCGCGCTGCAGAAACACCGCACTACTTCCCCGAAGAAGGCAtcccctgcctctcctctctctctctctctctctctctctgtctctctcagcctcgctctctctctctctctccctccctctgtcaggCTCCCTTGCAGATGGAACTTGGCATCCAATCGGAGGGCGGCTCTCAGCGGAACTCCAGGTGGCCCCCTCGGCCAATGGCAGGCCTCCTCTCTCGCCCGACACTCTTGCTGACCTCAGCAGAAGTGAGAGCTGAATGCTGtaaggagaggggaagagagagagagcccggtTAGCTAGCGTAGCGACAATCTGTGAAGCGTCCGCTCTCTCAGGCTGATGAAAGCTCACAGTGTCCAATCAGTACGTGAGCGGGAAGCAAGGACAGCCACATTGGAACACTTCCTTAACCATAACTACTTTTAGAGCGATTTGTTTGCCAGTGAAACATTAAAAGAGtggactcaaacacacacacattaattgtTTTAGGATTAAGATGGCAAAATGAGAGTTAATTTTAACCCACTCATAAAAATCTGCGATTTTCAAAGGGAcaattttcaggtttttttttaaattatgcttcACATAGATGATATGTGTGTATAATAGGTATATCCTACAGGACGTGACCATCCTTTTCCTTTAAGGACACATTATGGAAATGCTCAGTGATTTCTGTAAATTATTTATGCCCCTGTCATATtataacaaatgtatttttgcatgcatttagcagacacttttataaAGAGACATTATACACCTGGATATTTATTGAAGTAATCCAGGTTAAGTATCTGTACTCAAAAGTACATCAGCAGTGCACCCctggggatttgaacctgcaacctcaaaGTCAGAAGTACACTTGGCATAACACTACGCCTACAACTGTGTACCCATATGTCATGTCAGATGAGAAACAGAAGGATCAtataacccacacacacacttttacttAAAGCAGATTAAATGTTTGCACAATGCGGGTTGTTAACAACCAGTGAAAATGACACCACACCTCCGTACTATTATGCGGTATTATGCAGTAGTGGTAGGCTACAACATAGTCAATAAATCTCCTTCAATTGTACAGATCACGCAAACCTGGTGACTTGATTCTTTGAAAGGTGACAGCACAGTAATCCGAACATCGACAAACATCACATTATGTATAACTGAGGTAAACAAACAGGACTGCCACTGAAGTATCGTATTACGATTTCACTCTTGGAGGACATCGAGCTATTCGGAATATAGTAGCCTGTCGTACAGACGTTGGCCACGATGTAAGCAGTTACAACGTTTCCCAGTTTGTTATTTCTCAGCTAAATCACAATATTTTGCAACGATTCAAGACTATTGTTTGTTGTATTTCGATCTCCCTGGTTTGTTTCCCAAATAGAATGTGATacgaaaatgaaaaacaactatAGCTGGAAAGGAAACTTCCAAATATTATCTGATTTCCTACCAACCAACGTAATAACATCCTCCTTTACACATTACAACAATTATCCAATGCACTCGCCAAAAGTTAACGGAATGCGCAGGTGTATTACCGTTATGCAATAAGAGGAGTGGAACCTACGGTAACTGGTTCATTCAATTCATAAACAGAAATGACAAGCGCGTGGTTGCTCACGGATACTTCACGCAGCAACGTTTATGAATGACTGTCTGTAGCCGACTTATTTTGAAGCCTACTTACGTTAAAAAACTAAACAGCCTTACCAATAATGTCCTATTGATTGTTTCACTGCGCTGTTTATCTCACAGGAAGCTCCGCTGGTTTAGTGACTTTTGTTGCCAATGGAAACAAAGTCAAACAACGTTGCATCCAATTGCCCTCGTCTTTGCTGAATCGTAATATATCTGTTTTAGTTTGTGCAACGCTTGACTATTCCACCTAAAATGGATAATACTAATTTTTTTCGAGCTCTAAACTGTAGCTATGTAACGAGCAGAATTGAAAATCGACGACAAACTCGCGGGTCATCAGCTTCCTTCTTCAGGGAGGAGTCTGCAAAGTCCCCCCTCCACCGGCCCCAGTGCTTAGCCTACAGCCATTAGCAGAAAAGgcggaaaaataaaagaagtcAGGCCGTCTCCGTCGGAGCAAACTGGTGATTGCTACCAGTCAGTGTAATCCGATCGTACTACTGAAAGGAAAGCCATTGGAATGTTATGAATAGCGCGCTAAGGGTCCATTTTATTGCCCCTCTGCGTCGCCAACTCTGCAGAATGTCACGTTCTACAGTCACGGGGAATCAGACAGAACACTACTTTCCACAAATTGACTTTTATCAACGGCGTGGCCGATGTAGCCCTGAAttaaattatctttttatttatttaaattcaggcTTAAATTAATCTGCAAGCCTACAAAGTGCTCCATCTGGGAACGCTTCCATTGCCGCTAATGACAATATGCACGCATAGTGCGAATTCAACACGAGTCTACGAGTCCAAAAAGTGTAAAATATACGTGTATTGTGTTGATATAGCACGACACACTACTCGGTCcatgtatgtttgtttatgtagTGTAACTATGTAGTATGTTGTAAATTATAGCCTACCGGTCTTGTTTTTGCacgttttttgtgtttgataaCCAACAGTAGCCTATGAAGTAACAACAGGCTTGTTCACGAACGGTTGTTAACTTACTGTCGACAGGATAGTGCTGATATTCACAGCACAAACAGTGCGATAACAGTTATAGCCCTGTTCGGCTTTTCTTCTACAGTCGAAATAGCCTAAAGCCACGCAGAAAAAATTTAAGACTGGATGACCGCGACAATACACTGAACCTTAAACGGAGGAGGGACTGAGTTGATTGGTCAGAAACCACGACCGCAGGTAAAATTTTTATACCCGGAGGAGAGACTTTCACTAGGGAAACAGCTTGTACTCCAGCCACTGGGCCAGCATCCAACTCCTGTCTTATCTTATCGGTCCACGGACCTACGTTGCCCTGTCACCACCAGACAAATCTTTTGATTGGCCCTAGGTCTGCTGTGGTCGCTGTCACCGCTACAGAGGAATCGTAGGATACTGCAAATCTGTGATACGGTTGCTAGGCTGTCAATACAGCTCATCCAGAGGAAGACAACTTTTCAGTCAGCATTGGGGAGTGAATCCGCTTCAGAACTACACATATTAGCCTACACACTACCTGACGTGGatttactgttgttttttttgtttgttttgtttttcttgtttctttgtttgtttatatttattttgagacTTCGGTTATAGGCATCTTGCAACGCAGAAACATCAGCCTGCTACTTGTATATTTAGTGTTTACATTGTCTGAGTCTTTCTATTCTCAAAATATGGAATATTTAGaaagtttttaaagtttgtgTAAATATAAGCTACGTAGTctacttgaaaataaataatttgagcGGGTTTTCGAATGTGCTGCAGCAATAGCTAGCGAGCATTCATAAAATTACCTTATACAAGACCGCCATCTACTGTTTTGTTATTGAAAGAGATTAATACCCAACAAGCATGCTGAAAAGATGAGCTCATATGGCATTTCAACCCAAATCCACAGATATTCAGTCAGTTAATTAAAATCTAACAGAGTTTGTATAATTCAATCTTTATAAAAGTACTCGGTACTCTGTCAGTGTACAATGTGCTGTATCAAAGTTGTTTTTACGCAGATTACTTTGCTGTGTTCAGTACCTTTATagtttttcattgcttttttgttttttgtttgtgaccCAAGTCTAActcacaaacatgaaaaaaaaaacacttggttttatttttgtgtgactgGGAGGAACAGTTGGCGTCTTTCTCACGTCGTATTACAGAACTTCAGTTCTCTTTCCAGCCTTGTCGCAATAAGTCAAAAAAAAGTCAAGCTCACTCGAGCTCTGGAAGTCATGATGAAATTCCTGTCAATTTCTGCTTGACCCAGCCTCTTAAGAGAACAGTCACTCTCACTTCTCTATGGTTAGAACGGAAAAACCTAGCACATGGTTCTCTGTGGCCAGACTGTGGGCTGTGGGTCTTTGGAGTAGGGGGAGAGATTAGCATTTAACATcacaactctgtgtgtgtgtgtgtgtgagtgagagagagagagagagagagagagagagagaaatgttgaGGGagagtaagtgagtgtgtgtacagtatgtgtgtgagaaagacagagaaacagaggaagagagaagagagacaatGACAGGAAGTCCTGGCTAAGGCTCTTCCCTGCCGGtggaaagaatgtgtgtgtgtgtgtgtgtgtgtgtgtgtgtttaaggtagtgcgcgtgtatatgtgtgtgttgaccCAATCTGCAGGGAAAGTGACTCTTACTACTGAGCTTCTTATCAGTGCTGTTGTCACTGGCGGTGTCTCACAGAGAAAGTTGTGTGTGCTGGCAGTGTCTTCGGAAAAAGACCAACGTTAAGGATGGAGGAGACCAGTGAAAGAGCAGGtctacttatttaaaaaaaaaaaaatttaatttaaaaagcccAATACAAAGCCTTATTGTCATTTCAGAGTtaattttgtataaaaaaaattttcagcaCAGCTTCCAATAATTTGTCGCATTTGATTAATAACGGTTATTTAATATCAGTTCCAAGAAGTGTGCGGCTGTCCTTAAGCCTCATAACCCCGTGCTACATTCCACGGACCAGGCTGCCTCAGACAGAATAAGGAGCCTAGTCCGTGTGCCGACACTACCTTATTCTGAACCGTTGTTTAACGTTGAATTTTTTgcctggaccgcaacagcggggccagccctacaaatgcagatgtctgtgactgactgagtgagtgactgagtgagcgaTGAAGtcacgccattggtcggccgagttatgaagtcacaccattggtcggccggatcacgtgcgttaggtccagccatatactaggttttaacctggtcttggtCAGCATTGCGCTGGTTGGAAGAATCCCAGTAAAATGGCACaggtttgggtggggtggggggggggggggggtgccaaaATCATTCCCCCCCAAACGCCAGCCTTTCTCAAATGAAATCTGAGAGGCTTGGTgactctgtgagtgtgagtgtgaaggcGGGCCTGGGTATTGTTCTTTATTAATTAATCCAGAGGAAACAAGTGCCAAGGAAATGATAGCATTTCTCAGGATCCCTGCCTCTCGCAGATAAGCCCGCCTGGGCTAATTTAGGGGTCGAAAAGCAGGAAGCGTGACAGCAAAGTTTCCGtttccacaaacaaaaaaaaaaaaacagcagtagagcagaggagaggagaggagaggagaggagagaggagggaccGTGTGTGCTTCGGGGCTCTCTCCTGGTTGTAGAGACCACCGTCGTCTAGATGTGAGCTATTCCTCCTTTTTGTcttctttcttatttctgtcTTCGGGAACAATGGCTGATAATGACACGGATGCCATATTGGACGTTTTAAAGGAATTTGACACCGGTAAGATTtttccagctgtttttttttttctttttttttttggcgtgtgGTTTTTCTGTTGACACTGGTGCTTCCCCTCTGCATATAGGTAAAGAAGAACCCCAACATCTGAGaaaatctgaatattttttgtgcaaatCTCAACATTTGCTTGATTGTTTCACAGAacagtgtgtgtatactgtgctCTTTAATccgtaaaaatgtattttattcgcGACAGATGTGCTTTCCCACAGACCGTCCAAATGTCATTTCCAGATGATCAACCACTTCTGGCTGTTCCCTTGTCTGACTTTAGAAATCTGTGCAAAAACAGCAGGGGTGGCAAGAGAAAGgaaatgttttctatttttgttaaactgaaaaaaaaaggattattaTGTTTTTTGACTTGGCAAGCATTGCTGCAATTCTTCCCAAAATTGTTCCcctcttttaaaatgtacatgctGTTTCGATAGTTTCCTTGCATGAGGGCTTGTAGGAACCAGGGCCAGTGTTTCTATGATGCAATGTTCCCACTGTCTTCGAGGCTACGCTCTTGgtttatttaataaacatttaaataaaggcCAGAATGACCATAATACTTCATTCTGTGTCATCTCATGGCAACTGGCAGAacacaatgacattttaaaaataaaacaataaaaaatcaCAACCATGCAAGCAAAATTTTTATCAAATTAAAGTCAATTTCAGAACATGACTTGAATTGTTAACCCAGTAATGGCTGCCcaaattaaagacaaaatatttGCCCCGTGCTAAGATATCCTGTATGTTAGATTGCAAAGTTATGCATGCAGTGCAGTGAATTGTTTTCCATATACACAGCACTGCTGTGCATtcacattattaaaacattatagGCTCTGATTTATCTTTGATATGCGTTATCTTCACTAATAGTAGGACTAGTCTAGCAATGAAAGAGATCAGACAAGTTTTCAAAGAAAAGTTTTTGATTATTGGATAAAAATTTTATTGCTTGATAATTTCATGGCTCCTGTATAATAAATTTGTCACAATTATGATGATTTTATTGAGGATTTTTTGACTATTGCATTCATGACTGTTGTATGATATATGTACAATCATTAGTGATTATTGTTCCGACTATTGTATGatgattttattaatttgctGAGTgacaatgaattcatttttttttcttcaaatacaGTTTCTTAATTTAATGGGGGACATTAAGTATAAAAGGTCATATAATTATAtctcaattaaattaaagcGGTGACTGGCTTTATTTTGCTGTAAAGAGGTAagggtgtgtgcatgagcacacATATACAAAGTTTATGACCCTGAGCCACTGGCTAACAGACCTCTGAATCATGGCAATTGTCATGACATCATGCAATCATAAGACTGGGTGGCTATTTTTCTTTGACTTTATGATCACCATGTGATGATTTTATGGCTTGATTGATGATTGAGTAATGCGTGTCGATTTTTTACGATCTCAGTATGATGAGCAATGGCTTTATGGCTTGATTGATGATTAGTGTATGTTGACTGTATGATGACTGTGTGATGACTTCATGATGACTGTGCGATGTTTTTATGATGACCGTGTGATGACGTTATAGTTTTATTGAATAATGTATTTAGAATTTACAGTCACGGTATGATGATTTTATGATCACTGCGTGATGATTGATTGTTAACTGAAGCATGTCTGTTGGTTTCATGACTTATCTCTGAACGCTGtgctgcccccccacctccccccccccagggcgcCTGATCCTGGCGTTCTGCCTGTCCATGGTGGTGGGGCTCCTGATCGGCAGCCTGATCTACGCGGTGATGACGTGGATGTCGCGGCGGAGGGCGACGGCCAGCATCACCCGCCGCCCGCACCGCCAGTCCCGCCAGCCGCGCTCCTCCGCCCACGGCCTCCTGCACAGCCGCTCCTCGGCCTTcagccgcagcagcagcggcgTCGGCGGCTTCGATCGCCGTAGCAACAACAGCCTGACGGGCACGGCCCTGAGCTTCCACCGGCAGGCCTCGCTGGACCTGGCCGACCCGCCGGGCCGGAAGAACAGCTTCCGCGCCTCCACCTTCCACCCGCTGCTCCAGTGCAGCCAGATCGCCcgggaggcggaggaggggggcgggcagaGCACCCTGCCCCGcgcctcccccaccaccccccccaccgccggCGGCCCGTCTGGCAACGCcgccgctaacgctaacgccgCCGTGGCGACGTCCACCCCGTCCCGCCCGGACTCCTTCTGGAGCAACAGCAGCCTGCGGGGGTTCCACGCCACGCAGACCCCCCCGCCGGCCTACGAGAGCGTGATCCGGGCCTTCCAGGAGACCTGCACCTGACCCGCGCACGCCCCCgcggagcgagagagagtaactgccccccccccccccccaccccaccccgccctgacAGCCTGGGATTATACAGCGCGCTACGCTAACATGTACACTCTGCTCGGCTCAACTGGGGCACTACTGACTCCTCTGTGACGGAAGGTGGCTCGGTGTAAcattgagcgtgtgtgtgtatgagtgtgtgagtgtgtgtgtggatgagtgtgtATTGTGTGGTGAGtggtgtgtattgtgtgtgtgtgtgtgtgtgtgtattgtgtgtctgtgtgggtttgcctgtgtttgtgtatgtgtgtgtgtatttgtattgtgtgtgtgtgtgtgtgtgtgtgtgtgtgtgttcgtatggGGGTGGGCGAGGAAGTCCTAATGTGAAATCCACAtggaagcccctccccttctcatCTAGACGAGAACAGCATTTGTTTGGCGGACTCAATAAAGGGCACCTCCTCCAACGCCCGGAGGCATCGGTTTCTCAGATTGGGGAAATTGTGGGCACGCAAACAGCACGTACCTTAAATAAAACTCTGTCAATTTGTGTGGGCCCACCAGGGTGCCGACTCCAAATTCCAGATGGGGTGAGATGGTTATGATTATGGAAAAGATAATTTAATGACAGCAGTCTGGCTTAATAAGCAAATATGTAATTTCCAAAATGAGTAACCCAGTAAGTCGGCGGCAATCTCAGCGGGAGGGTAATTTGACTGGAGTATATTAATCTTAGACATTAGGTTGagaagttaaaataataaaatcttatCAGAAGAAATCTTGTTTGTTCTTTATAATTTGCAGGCCAGCTCACGCATGTCTCACTTTCATGGGCCCACTGAGTCATAGCATATTCATTTCTGATAATAATTCCTATGCATGCCAGAGAAAGCTGACTAGAATTCTGAAAATGACAATTAGAATAACAATTTTGCAGCACATAAAAGGCATTCCTGTAACATTTATACAAGAATGAAACATTTGATCATTGGATGTTTGCCTATGCTATACAGTATAAAACTTGTGCAAAACACACTTATACATAGCACTACATACCAGTTCATTTCGGAAAgttgtattttttcaaaatacattttgttaccGTAAGTGTTGTttgtaataattttgtttgattttgtttaagattttttttttgtatttaataatatttcaaacattaaattgaaataaaacctgaattttaattgtttgtggGAAACTTTGAATACACTATGATGAATTACGTATATATGGAACACATAGGAACAGATTTTGCACTACATTTGATAAATTGTCTCCAGATTACTTTATATGTGACAGTGTGGTGCAGTGATttggaaactgggcttgtaaacaGAATTGATTTTTTGCAGAATATTTTAATCCCAGGAGGGGGACAGCCATTAAGcacctgagcaaggtactttacaaGAActgtgtcatttaaaatgtcagcaaTACAAATGGATAGGATCTTGagtaatcatgtttattcaatattGAAAGTGTGCCCTCAAATAAAAATTACCAACACTTTTCTTAACTTGTGATCGTTTCTGTATGCCATCATAGAAGCAGAAAGTAAAAGGAGGATAGTTCATATTCTGACTtgaagcaaaatattttatctgaaatTTATAATACACATTTCTTAGGCTATCTTACTTCATTCCCTTCATTTAAGGTGAACCTACTCCCTCCAAAATACATGCATTAGTGTGAATAGTTTTTATAGTACTGTATTACTGTGTTTATAGTAGGCCGCCCCTAGCATACACAAAATTATGGGCCTACGTTTTAGAAAATTAATTGGACTAAAACAGAATACCAGTTCGGAGAAAGTAAGAATAACAGCAGCCTACGAACTGTCTTATAAATATAGCGTAGGATCAGTTCCGTAAAACGCACCGAAGCATCGAGGCTCAGTGACCCAGTTCAAGCCTTCCGCAGGGCAGGTGACTTACTTCCCCAAACCAACCGACTCAAAATCAGGTGAACCTGTTCCGCGTCGCAATTGGATCGTATTACCTGGTAAGAAGATACTGATCCAAAATCCGCGCATTATAAATCTCCTATGATATGCACTATTTAAAACGATGAATCAAGGTTGCCAGGTTCGTAACTTGTTTTACATTCAATACTCAGAAACAGACATATGGGACTGAAGAACATGACGATCTTTCAACGGTTTGTTTAGTTTTCAGCGTTGTGCCTCCCGCAGCCAAAAACAAAACGTCGGAGCTATAAATGCGGTCTTTTATTTTCCTAGAAATATCGCTCCACTTGACAGATGTGAATGAGACTTGGCCAGTGTGCAGACCTGGCAACCGTGATATACGACACTTATTTGTGACGTAAATTTTTGGAGACCGGACGTGTCAGTGCTTTGCTATGCAGGACTAGCTAACATTCGCAGGTGAGCTACAGTTACATGGTTCGCTTGCAGGCTAAGCCCTCGTAGGTCAAGCTTCGGATAGCATGCTAGCTtaactgtcaaaataataactgaagaaTGTAAATGTTTCAATGGCACGtatttcagctgcagtgctgggAACAGGTAACCAGCtcgccagctagctagctagcttgtatACTTGATTGGCTAACTTGCTAGCCAATAACATTGGCAGATACAATTCCGTGGGCAAGTATATTACAGTCTGTAAAATGCCTTAATCATTAAAAtctcagcaaaaataaaagagtTTTGTTGGAGAGCTTACTGTTGTTCCGTTAGAATGAGCTGCCAGGTATGGTTCCTGGATTGTTTCCTCATGTCACGTCAGTGTGTACATGGCACGtatttcagctgcagtgctgggAACAGGTAACCAGCtcgtcagctagctagctagcttgtatACTTGATTGGCTAACTTGCTAGCCAATAACATTGGCAGATACAATTCCGTGGGCAAGTATATTACAGTCTGTAATATGCCTTAATCATTAAAAtctcagcaaaaataaaagagtTTTGTTGGAGAGCTTAATGTTGTTCCATTAGAATGAGCTGCCGGGTATGGTTCCTGGATTGTTTCCTCATGTCACGTCAATGTGTACAAGTTTGGTTCAAGTCAAGGACAGTCCATAATATCACCACAGCTGTAGAACGCGATTGCTATTGTCTATAAATATTAACCGTCCACCAGCTGTAAAGTTTATAGACACCGTGCAGTGCACACCTGTAACGAGCTaatttgtttgtatattttttgtggTAATGTGGTGGTCTGGTATGTTTTAGAGGATGTCTGCTACTGCTCTTTGCCTGATTCGCTGTAGAAGACTAAGCACAGCAAACCAAGGATTAAAGAAAACGttgttttggggaaatattAGTAAGTacttatataaaattattttagccAAGTATATACAGTAGATTAACAGTGAACATTCAGCCAGCCTTTTGAATACTTAATCTATTtaatactgttttatttaaaaaacagttgttgcattgtgttgcattttatttctgtaatttgcAAGGATAAACATGTATACTAACCAATGAATATGTACACGTGTACTGATTTATGTTTATACTGATCATCAGTGTCATTCTGTGAGATAATAGGATTTTTTGTTGGACGTAATACTTAGTGGTGAAAGGAGTGTACTGGATTCTGGTAGTTATATGTGGGTCTATCCATCAAATAATATATGGAATTAGTCCCACCTGAGACACCAGATATAGCCTAAGCACTAATGTgactcctccctttctcctctcttaCATTCAGAAACAATAGCAAAGGTGACTGGAGCAGTCGTACTGGGGTAGGtagtgtccctctctctttaaccctttgaggctTTAGATAACAGATATATGTGTGAtttgaatgttcttaactgaacaacCACTACTGGTAATCgaaagcgatggagttctagaacactgacttgatCCAAAAAATAGTGCACACAGAATGGTTCCTTCTATTTGCAGATCTCGAACAGCAAAATCTTGTCAAATATCTAATGAAGGAAATATGCGATCATCTGTTAATTTCCTAGCTCATCTTTCAAACATATTTGTCAGAAACGCGATTGCCAAGTGCAATGGAGTCCCAGGGTGTATATACCACAGTGGGTTAAATGGTGTCGTTGTAAAATGCTGTAAAGAAGCTAGAGAGTATCTGTTTTTGTCTGTCTCTTTTTAGCGGCTGTGTTTTCATCACCTATGAGGTGGTCTCCCTGAACAAGGCGGTGACCGTCAACACGCAGGCCATACTGCAGGAGAAGCGCAAATCCTACATCTATCTCAACACAAACCTGAAAGAGCAGGAGAACATCGCTTCtagtatgctttttttttttcttcttccaatGGACAGAGTCTTATTAAAGGCCACCTTGTATTATTCTGTGTGGCGGTTCAAACTCGGGGAACGTTCTTGGTTGGACAGACTATTATTAATGTTCCCTTGTCGGGGACAGGGGGGGGTCATTTGTTGAGTATGTCGTTACTTAGTGACTAACAGAAGACTTCCTCTATTTCACTGTTAAATTACTGTACTTTTCcctcctgggaaaaaaaagtatatttcagGCTCTATTGGCATATTCATGAGTACATGTGTAAAGTACGCTGCTGGTTAGTTTTCATAGAACAGTCTGTAGTGCCCTTTGCCTCTGGGTaattacagcacagctgtggACATATGAGGAGttacagtgctgtttttttatgtcaaGGTTACGCCCTTATTCTGCTTGTGGGGTTGAAAGGTTAGCCGGGTAAAGATAAGgtgaaaagctttaaaaatggcTAGATTTATCGGAATATTAGATCCTGTAGGAATCAGGTGACGTGTGAATCTGGCTTGTGTAAATGCACAGATGGCAAACTCACAATGGGTCTCAtacacaaaacttttcttttaacttacttttgttcttaaaaatgtccCCATGAAAAACCGATATGGGAATCGTGACGCATGTGcagactttttgttttttgtgcgtGTCCCGGATGTACGAGATGATGAACGCTGGCtgtttgcatattttatgcacaatcctgttcatgtgattagcataaaggaaacagccatgaacaagtacagataaaaagagaaaaaaaatcatgaatgtGGAAATGTTCTTGGAAGCGTTCTTACATGCAGTTTTACGAT
Coding sequences within it:
- the myct1a gene encoding myc target protein 1 homolog, yielding MADNDTDAILDVLKEFDTGRLILAFCLSMVVGLLIGSLIYAVMTWMSRRRATASITRRPHRQSRQPRSSAHGLLHSRSSAFSRSSSGVGGFDRRSNNSLTGTALSFHRQASLDLADPPGRKNSFRASTFHPLLQCSQIAREAEEGGGQSTLPRASPTTPPTAGGPSGNAAANANAAVATSTPSRPDSFWSNSSLRGFHATQTPPPAYESVIRAFQETCT